Proteins encoded within one genomic window of Streptomyces sp. NBC_01314:
- a CDS encoding TIGR02680 family protein produces MSVTELPFPRRPEFPLPPRPESTEPAGTPARAADTPGSRWQPHRAGILNVWRYYDETFTFHQGRLLLRGQNGSGKSKALELLLPFLFDASLRPNRLSTFGGSERTMHWNLLGEGASGKTRVGYVWMEFRRVADDGTERWFGCGARLQASVHTTGVHADYFTTGARIAHPDGVLLVNEAGQPLTRAALSEALRDRGDVHASATDHRTAVRRELFAGMGEQRYESLLSALLQLRQPKLSERLDPSLLSTLLSRALPPLGEGEIAELAEGFERLDRQREHLKRLDDEVAAAETVASQQRGYARRVLRAGSAALISATTEMDDLTRVARQSAEQLEQALTQRESARTLRAEQELRVHALEETVEGLRESDAYKQGEELDRLRRRSEEGAATAGRQRALARTARAGAEEDRRHADAAAGRARTLDEHAREAAEEARLAARSAGLESLHHEAHAILRTDPAVPLPDGTRRAVGDGRPEDFDATSPAGENGARQARRLLRGAVTARRQQVALVTEAIDDHDHAVRDRGAAEDLLDEARARFAETIARRDEASAARDDALAAQAERLLAWAGGCTELRIADPGELAAAAATEAEVTALAEAAARPLEQEIATAEATARAARQGLREERGRLAEEIRRLSGETDLPPPPPSTRTTVRTATAGAPLWRLIAFREGVPLPVQAGVEAALEASGLLDAWVSPYDGIRLPGHDTRAEAALAVTVPGPSLLEVLRPEEGIPVPVDTVTRLLAGVAYGPGLPDGHSAAVSADGAWRLALATGSWSKPEPAHIGALARQRARQRRIGELTDRIGGTNASLAALDDRSRGLAARRARLDADRAARPDHRELDARGRDRDRAEEKVAARDDAVRDAAGRLARCEGAVAGALRTLSRQAAEHQLPTDRGRLRALSADIDRFRDTADSWVDARLTATAAADRSHRTAASADRSRRAAEERAEEAAAAEAEAAGLRARLAAVEATVGEDYRQIVARMAEAREELRRCREAAARAADLLLRLEGRIGGLRATSGQDTERREQAVLVRDRAAHRFRHLCLVGLAEDAGIAPGPDAGDGTRATLEAARAVAANWPGIPHAPRNLGDAATRLSEAVHEARRRLGARADLDLEPDDDVQLFTATLDGVRVGATGLRTTLTQERDRSRDDITTGERRLFDQILTGDIRRHLAVRIRQAGELVDRMNGHLERVRTASKVAVQLVWDVRPDLPDSTRTARQLLLKDPGRVTETDREALHTFFRARIGEAKGSDTAASWEEQLGEVLDYTAWHRFTVRLDRANGTGWQPLTKKLHGALSGGEKAIALHLPLFAAVAAHYEAVPLAPRPILLDEVFVGVDTVNRGQVFALLTALDLDLMVTSDHEWCTYGELPGIAVHQLLTDGHDDAVTSARFVWNGTDLETG; encoded by the coding sequence GTGAGCGTGACAGAGCTTCCCTTCCCTCGGCGGCCTGAGTTTCCCCTTCCCCCGCGGCCGGAGTCCACCGAACCGGCCGGGACACCGGCGCGGGCGGCGGACACACCCGGCAGCCGCTGGCAGCCGCACCGCGCGGGCATCCTCAACGTCTGGCGCTACTACGACGAGACCTTCACCTTCCACCAGGGCCGCCTGCTGCTGCGCGGCCAGAACGGCTCGGGCAAGTCCAAGGCCCTGGAACTGCTGCTGCCCTTCCTCTTCGACGCCAGCCTCCGCCCCAATCGCCTCTCCACGTTCGGCGGTTCGGAGCGCACCATGCACTGGAACCTGCTGGGCGAAGGGGCCTCCGGGAAGACCCGCGTCGGGTACGTGTGGATGGAGTTCCGCCGTGTCGCCGACGACGGCACCGAGCGCTGGTTCGGCTGCGGGGCTCGCCTGCAGGCGAGCGTGCACACCACCGGGGTGCACGCCGACTACTTCACCACCGGCGCCAGGATCGCCCACCCCGACGGTGTGCTCCTGGTCAACGAGGCGGGACAGCCACTGACCCGGGCCGCCCTCTCCGAAGCCCTGCGCGACCGCGGCGACGTACACGCCTCGGCCACCGACCACCGCACGGCCGTACGACGTGAACTCTTCGCCGGCATGGGGGAGCAGCGATACGAGTCGCTGCTGTCCGCCCTGCTCCAGCTGCGCCAGCCCAAACTGTCCGAACGGCTCGACCCGTCCCTGCTCTCCACCTTGCTGTCCCGGGCCCTCCCGCCCCTGGGCGAGGGCGAGATCGCCGAACTCGCCGAGGGCTTCGAGCGGCTGGACCGCCAGCGGGAACACCTCAAGCGGCTCGACGACGAGGTGGCGGCGGCCGAGACGGTCGCATCCCAGCAACGCGGCTACGCGCGACGGGTTCTGCGCGCCGGTTCGGCCGCGCTGATCTCGGCGACCACGGAGATGGACGACCTCACCCGCGTCGCCCGGCAGAGCGCCGAGCAGCTCGAACAGGCGCTGACGCAACGCGAGTCGGCCCGGACCCTGCGCGCGGAACAGGAACTGCGCGTACACGCCCTGGAGGAGACCGTCGAGGGCCTGCGGGAGAGCGACGCGTACAAGCAGGGCGAGGAACTGGACCGGCTCCGCCGCCGCAGCGAAGAAGGGGCGGCCACCGCCGGACGGCAGCGCGCCCTCGCCCGGACCGCCCGGGCCGGGGCGGAGGAGGACCGCAGGCACGCCGACGCGGCGGCGGGCCGGGCCCGCACCCTCGACGAGCACGCGCGCGAAGCCGCCGAGGAAGCACGCCTGGCGGCCCGTTCGGCGGGCCTGGAGTCCCTCCACCACGAGGCGCACGCGATCCTGCGCACGGACCCCGCGGTGCCCCTTCCCGACGGCACACGGCGTGCGGTGGGCGACGGCCGGCCCGAGGACTTCGACGCCACCTCTCCGGCGGGCGAGAACGGGGCCCGGCAGGCGCGTCGGCTGCTGCGGGGCGCGGTCACCGCCCGACGGCAGCAGGTCGCCCTCGTCACCGAGGCGATCGACGACCACGATCACGCGGTACGCGACCGGGGCGCCGCCGAGGACCTGTTGGACGAGGCCCGTGCCCGGTTCGCGGAGACGATCGCCCGGCGGGACGAAGCCTCCGCGGCCCGGGACGACGCCCTCGCCGCACAGGCGGAACGGCTGCTCGCCTGGGCCGGGGGCTGCACGGAACTGCGCATCGCCGACCCCGGGGAACTGGCGGCCGCAGCGGCGACCGAGGCCGAGGTGACGGCCCTGGCCGAAGCCGCCGCACGCCCGCTGGAGCAGGAGATCGCCACCGCGGAGGCCACCGCCCGAGCCGCACGCCAGGGCCTGCGGGAGGAACGTGGCCGACTCGCGGAGGAGATACGACGCCTCAGCGGCGAAACCGACCTGCCGCCTCCGCCCCCGTCCACCCGCACCACCGTCCGCACGGCGACGGCGGGAGCACCCCTGTGGCGGCTGATCGCCTTCCGTGAAGGCGTCCCGCTGCCCGTCCAGGCCGGGGTGGAGGCCGCCCTGGAGGCGTCGGGCCTTCTGGACGCCTGGGTCAGCCCCTACGACGGGATCCGACTGCCGGGTCACGACACCCGCGCCGAGGCCGCCCTGGCCGTGACCGTGCCGGGGCCCAGCCTGCTGGAGGTGCTGAGACCCGAGGAGGGCATCCCTGTCCCGGTCGACACCGTGACCCGCCTCCTCGCCGGTGTCGCGTACGGCCCGGGTCTGCCCGACGGCCACTCCGCGGCCGTGTCGGCCGACGGTGCCTGGCGTCTGGCCCTCGCCACCGGCTCCTGGAGCAAGCCGGAACCGGCCCACATCGGCGCCCTCGCCCGGCAGCGGGCCCGGCAGCGCAGGATCGGTGAACTGACCGACCGTATCGGCGGGACGAACGCCTCCCTCGCCGCGCTCGACGACCGGTCGCGCGGCCTCGCCGCCCGCCGCGCCCGGCTGGACGCCGACCGCGCCGCCCGCCCCGACCACCGGGAACTCGACGCACGGGGGCGGGACCGGGACCGGGCCGAGGAGAAAGTGGCCGCCCGGGACGACGCCGTACGCGACGCCGCCGGGCGTCTGGCGCGGTGCGAGGGCGCGGTGGCGGGCGCTCTGCGCACGCTCAGCCGCCAAGCCGCGGAACACCAACTCCCCACCGACCGCGGCCGGTTGCGCGCACTCTCCGCCGACATCGACAGGTTCCGGGACACCGCCGACAGCTGGGTGGACGCCCGTCTCACCGCGACCGCCGCGGCCGACCGAAGCCACCGGACGGCCGCGTCGGCGGACCGTTCGCGCCGGGCGGCCGAGGAACGGGCCGAGGAAGCCGCTGCCGCCGAGGCCGAGGCGGCGGGTCTGCGGGCGCGCCTGGCGGCGGTGGAGGCCACCGTCGGCGAGGACTACCGGCAGATCGTCGCGCGCATGGCCGAGGCGCGCGAGGAACTGCGCCGCTGCAGGGAGGCGGCGGCTCGGGCGGCCGATCTCCTGCTCCGCCTGGAAGGGCGGATCGGCGGACTGCGGGCCACCAGCGGACAGGACACCGAACGACGGGAGCAGGCCGTCCTGGTCCGGGACCGCGCGGCGCACCGGTTCCGGCACCTGTGTCTGGTCGGGCTGGCCGAGGACGCCGGCATCGCACCGGGACCCGACGCCGGGGACGGCACCAGGGCCACCCTGGAGGCCGCCCGCGCCGTCGCGGCGAACTGGCCCGGAATCCCGCACGCCCCACGCAACCTGGGCGACGCGGCGACCCGTCTCTCGGAAGCGGTCCACGAGGCCCGCCGACGCCTCGGCGCCCGTGCCGACCTGGACCTGGAACCCGACGACGACGTCCAGCTGTTCACCGCCACCCTGGACGGCGTACGCGTGGGGGCGACGGGCCTGCGCACCACGCTCACCCAGGAACGCGACCGCAGCCGCGACGACATCACCACCGGCGAGCGGCGCCTCTTCGACCAGATCCTCACCGGCGACATCCGCCGCCACCTCGCGGTCCGCATCCGTCAGGCCGGAGAACTCGTCGACCGCATGAACGGGCACCTGGAGCGGGTCCGGACCGCCTCCAAAGTCGCCGTCCAACTCGTCTGGGACGTCCGTCCGGATCTTCCGGACAGCACCCGCACCGCCCGGCAGCTGCTGCTGAAGGACCCCGGTCGGGTCACCGAGACCGACCGGGAGGCCCTGCACACCTTCTTCCGCGCCCGTATCGGGGAGGCCAAGGGCAGTGACACGGCCGCCAGCTGGGAGGAACAGCTCGGCGAGGTGCTCGACTACACCGCCTGGCACCGCTTCACCGTCCGTCTCGACCGGGCCAACGGCACGGGCTGGCAGCCGCTGACGAAGAAGCTGCACGGCGCGCTCTCCGGCGGCGAGAAGGCCATCGCCCTGCACCTGCCGCTGTTCGCCGCCGTCGCCGCCCACTACGAGGCGGTGCCGCTGGCACCCCGGCCGATCCTGCTGGACGAGGTCTTCGTCGGTGTCGACACCGTCAACCGCGGACAGGTCTTCGCCCTGCTCACCGCGCTCGACCTGGACCTCATGGTCACCTCCGACCACGAATGGTGCACCTACGGCGAGCTGCCCGGCATCGCCGTCCACCAACTCCTCACCGACGGGCACGACGACGCGGTCACCAGCGCCCGTTTCGTCTGGAACGGCACCGACCTGGAGACGGGATGA
- a CDS encoding TIGR02678 family protein, whose amino-acid sequence MSTLANQLAAAEREEVTRAVRLLLARPLLTEASDPAGFELVRRRREPLAQWFDYTCGWSLVVEPRRGYARLAKVRADPDDSRPARRARSGRAPFDRRRYVLLCVTAAELLSMPMTTIGMLADRVVRATVADRALPAFDPVHRAERMAFVDVLRLLESYDVLRAVDGATEAYVASAEAKVLYRVDTTLLMRLPAAPVGASRLAVPPDEVPARFGELLMGLVRERRYGGTVAAAGTADEEEHGETAATDAQRNLRLRHSVLRRLFDDPVLYRSDLADDELAYVTSLTGRQILRRSVEQAGFLLEERAEGFLLVDPDALATDARFPDDTSTARVAALLLLEPLCAAPAGMLPEQLAEAGTDLLRRFPRWAKAYQSEDGAARLTDDAVRVLRDVGLAHRTGGRVVARPAAYRYRLTGTTSSEPEAERDKQ is encoded by the coding sequence ATGAGCACCCTCGCCAACCAACTGGCCGCCGCGGAAAGAGAGGAGGTCACCCGCGCCGTGCGCCTCCTGCTGGCCCGCCCCCTGCTCACCGAGGCCTCCGACCCGGCCGGCTTCGAGCTGGTACGTCGGCGTCGTGAGCCGCTGGCCCAGTGGTTCGACTACACCTGCGGCTGGAGCCTGGTGGTGGAGCCCCGCCGGGGCTACGCCCGCCTCGCCAAGGTCCGCGCCGACCCGGACGACTCCCGCCCGGCCCGCAGAGCGCGTTCGGGCCGGGCCCCGTTCGACCGCCGGCGTTATGTGCTGCTGTGCGTGACCGCGGCCGAACTGCTGTCGATGCCGATGACGACCATCGGCATGCTCGCCGACCGGGTCGTCCGGGCCACGGTCGCCGACCGGGCGCTGCCCGCGTTCGACCCGGTCCACCGCGCCGAGAGGATGGCGTTCGTCGACGTGCTGAGGCTGCTGGAGTCGTACGACGTGCTGCGCGCCGTGGACGGGGCGACCGAGGCGTACGTCGCGTCCGCGGAGGCGAAGGTCCTCTACCGCGTGGACACCACGCTGCTGATGCGGCTGCCCGCGGCACCCGTCGGCGCCTCCCGCCTCGCCGTGCCCCCGGACGAGGTGCCCGCGCGGTTCGGGGAACTCCTCATGGGTCTGGTGCGCGAGCGACGCTACGGCGGCACGGTCGCCGCCGCCGGGACGGCGGACGAGGAGGAGCACGGCGAGACGGCCGCCACGGACGCCCAGCGCAATCTGAGGTTGCGTCACTCGGTGTTGCGCCGCCTCTTCGACGACCCCGTCCTGTACCGGTCGGACCTCGCCGACGACGAGCTGGCGTACGTCACCTCCCTGACCGGACGCCAGATCCTGCGCCGCTCGGTCGAGCAGGCCGGGTTCCTCCTGGAGGAACGCGCCGAGGGCTTCCTGCTCGTCGACCCGGACGCGCTGGCCACCGACGCCCGTTTCCCCGACGACACGTCCACCGCGCGGGTCGCCGCACTGCTCCTTCTCGAACCACTGTGCGCCGCGCCCGCCGGGATGCTCCCCGAGCAGCTCGCCGAGGCCGGCACGGATCTGCTGCGCCGCTTCCCGCGCTGGGCCAAGGCCTATCAGTCCGAGGACGGCGCGGCCCGGCTGACCGACGACGCCGTACGCGTCCTGCGTGACGTAGGCCTCGCCCACCGGACCGGGGGCCGTGTCGTGGCGCGCCCGGCCGCGTACCGCTACCGCCTGACGGGGACGACGAGTTCGGAACCGGAAGCAGAGAGAGACAAGCAGTGA